The following is a genomic window from Pseudomonas sp. FP2335.
TGAGAGCTGGGGCCTGGGCAATGACGACATTGCAGTTTTGCACGTAGGACGTTTGGCCCAGGAGAAAAACCTGGGTGTACTCAAGCGCTGTTTCGAGTCCCTGCGCAGCACATATCCACAGCGCAGGCTGAAATTGATCATCGTCGGCGACGGGCCGCAACGCTCACTGCTGGAACATGACCTGCCCGACGCCGTGTTCTGCGGCACGCAACGCGGCGAAGAACTGGCGCGGCATTACGCGTCGGGCGATTTGTTCCTGTTTCCCAGCCTCACCGAAACCTTCGGCAACGTGGTGCTGGAAGCCATGGCTTCCGGGTTGGGCGTGGTGGCGTATGACCAGGCGGCTGCGACCCAGCATATCCGCCATGGCTATAACGGCGTACTGGCGATGCCGGGGGATGAGGAGGCGTTTTGCGATGCGGCCTGCTGGCTGCTCGAAGAGCGCGAGAGTTTGCGCAGGGCGCGCCTGAATGCACGCCAACATGCCAGCCGCCAGGGTTGGCCGGCGATCATCGAGCAGTTCGAGCACCAGTTACGGGGTGTGTGCAAGGGAGAGCTTGTCGCTCCGCCGTTACCCTCCACCCGCTGATCCGGCGACAGTTTCAGTCATCCACTTCCCCACCCGGCGCCCACAGCCGACGGCTTATGGGGCCGCGATTCGGAATAGGCAATAGGCATTGTCTGAATCC
Proteins encoded in this region:
- a CDS encoding glycosyltransferase family 1 protein, encoding MTTASLHITLITETFPPEINGVANTLGRLCEGLRARGHQVELVRPRQNADQSRPSDDELLLCRGWPLPGYPGLQWGQSSMHKLLRRWTRQRPDVLYIATEGPLGLSALRAARRLGISVVSGFHTNFQQYSNQYGLSMLSRVVTHYLRWFHNRSTLTLVPSASQRLELERRHFERLGMLSRGVDSQLFHPAKRDNVLRESWGLGNDDIAVLHVGRLAQEKNLGVLKRCFESLRSTYPQRRLKLIIVGDGPQRSLLEHDLPDAVFCGTQRGEELARHYASGDLFLFPSLTETFGNVVLEAMASGLGVVAYDQAAATQHIRHGYNGVLAMPGDEEAFCDAACWLLEERESLRRARLNARQHASRQGWPAIIEQFEHQLRGVCKGELVAPPLPSTR